A single window of Mustela erminea isolate mMusErm1 chromosome 4, mMusErm1.Pri, whole genome shotgun sequence DNA harbors:
- the AGPAT1 gene encoding 1-acyl-sn-glycerol-3-phosphate acyltransferase alpha, with protein MELWPGVWTVLLLLLLLLLFLLPALWFCSPSAKYFFKMAFYNGWILFLAVLAIPVCAVRGRNVENMKILRLMLLHIKYLYGIRVEVRGAHHFPPSEPYVVVSNHQSSLDLLGMMEVLPGRCVPIAKRELLWAGSAGLACWLAGVIFIDRKRTGDAISVMSEVAQTLLTQDVRVWVFPEGTRNHNGSMLPFKRGAFHLAVQAQVPIVPIVMSSYQDFYCKKERRFTSGRCQVRVLPPVPTEGLTPDDVPALADRVRHSMLTVFREISTDGRGGGDYLKKSGGVGEARL; from the exons ATGGAGCTGTGGCCGGGGGTATGGactgtgctgctgctgctgctcctgctgctgctcttcctgctgcccGCCCTGTGGTTCTGCAGCCCCAGTGCCAAATACTTCTTCAAGATGGCCTTCTACAATGGCTGGATCCTCTTCCTGGCTGTGCTCGCCATCCCTGTGTGTGCTGTGCGAGGACGCAACGTTGAGAACATGAA GATCTTGCGCCTGATGCTGCTCCACATCAAATACCTGTATGGGATCCGAGTGGAGGTGCGTGGGGCTCACCACTTCCCTCCCTCAGAGCCCTACGTCGTGGTCTCCAACCACCAGAGCTCACTCGACCTGCTTG GGATGATGGAGGTACTGCCAGGCCGCTGTGTGCCCATTGCCAAGCGTGAGCTGCTGTGGGCTGGCTCTGCTGGGCTGGCTTGCTGGCTGGCAGGAGTCATCTTCATTGACCGGAAGCGCACAGGGGATGCCATCAGTGTCATGTCTGAAGTTGCCCAGACCCTGCTCACCCAGGAT GTGCGGGTCTGGGTTTTTCCTGAGGGCACAAGAAACCACAATGGCTCCATGCTGCCCTTCAAACGTGGCGCCTTCCACCTTGCAGTCCAAGCCCAG gtTCCCATTGTCCCCATAGTCATGTCCTCCTATCAAGACTTCTATTGCAAGAAGGAGCGCCGCTTCACTTCGG GGCGATGTCAGGTACGGGTGCTGCCCCCAGTGCCCACAGAAGGGCTGACACCAGACGACGTCCCAGCTCTGGCTGACAGAGTCCGACACTCCATGCTCACCGTTTTCCGGGAAATCTCCACTGATGGCCGGGGCGGTGGTGACTATCTGAAGAAGTCTGGAGGGGTGGGCGAGGCCCGGCTCTGA